In Scleropages formosus chromosome 10, fSclFor1.1, whole genome shotgun sequence, a single genomic region encodes these proteins:
- the aqp11 gene encoding aquaporin-11 — MGDLSVSLALLGVVVLLCELLRAATTRLFGGTRIGEYVAESVSTFQLCACTHELKLLGDAGRVAPRVALTLTYLAAAVHGATFRGAAGNPCGALARTCHGSLPGAAARVTCQFAAAAAARSALPFVWALGLSDLHRGHALLGFGCVSPVGSALLRGAAVELGCAFTMQTALAHLQAVEERYRIHATALLVTVLVYAGGSVTGAVFNPALAFSVLFSCSGNTFLELCFVYWLGPLLGTAASLLLLDVVVPQLSGTKDHVHGPRRKSQ, encoded by the exons ATGGGCGATCTGAGCGTCTCTCTGGCGCTGCTGGGGGTCGTCGTGCTCCTCTGCGAGCTGCTGCGCGCGGCGACCACCAGGCTATTCGGCGGAACGCGGATCGGCGAGTACGTGGCGGAGAGCGTGTCCACCTTCCAGCtgtgcgcgtgcacgcacgAGCTGAAGCTTCTGGGCGACGCGGGCCGAGTGGCGCCGCGCGTCGCGCTCACGCTTACGTACCTCGCGGCGGCGGTGCACGGCGCGACGTTCCGGGGGGCCGCGGGCAACCCCTGCGGCGCGCTCGCGCGCACGTgtcacgggagcctacccggcgcAGCGGCGCGCGTCACGTGCCAGttcgcggcggcggcggcggcgcgctcCGCGCTCCCGTTCGTGTGGGCTCTGGGGCTGTCGGACCTGCACCGCGGGCACGCGCTGCTCGGGTTCGGCTGCGTCAGCCCCGTCGGGAGCGCGTTGCTGCGGGGCGCGGCCGTGGAGCTGGGCTGCGCGTTCACGATGCAGACGGCGCTCGCGCACCTGCAGGCGGTGGAGGAGAGATACCGCATCCACGCGACGGCGCTGCTCGTCACCGTGCTCGTCTACGCAG ggggcagcgTCACCGGCGCCGTGTTCAATCCGGCCCTCGCCTTCTCCGTACTGTTTTCCTGCAGCGGAAACACCTTCCTGGAGTTGTGCTTCGTCTACTGGCTGGGACCGCTGCTGG GCACGGCCGCCTCGCTGCTGCTCTTGGACGTGGTTGTACCGCAGCTTTCGGGGACAAAGGACCACGTCCACGGGCCGCGCCGCAAGAGCCAGTGA
- the clns1a gene encoding methylosome subunit pICln isoform X1, which yields MVLLRSFPPPSAGVRLQQEHTGAVLDGKELGTGTLYVAESRLSWVNSAGMGFSLEYPSIGLHAISRDPSAYPQEHLYVMVNARLKEESEMEAEKESEDDGDECDSEEDDDSEAITEIRFVPSDKSALEPMFAAMCDCQALHPDPEDTDSDDDFEGEEHEEEAEEQGQGDVPTFYTYEEGLSHLTPEGQATLERLEGMLASSVTQQFHMAGVRTDDTAADYDDGMEVDPGSTVAGQFEDADVDHW from the exons ATGGTGCTGCTGAGGAGCTTCCCCCCTCCGAGCGCTGGGGTCcggctgcagcaggagcacacGGGCGCCGTGCTGGACGGCAAGGAGCTCGGCACGGGCACGTTGTACGTGGCGGAGAG CCGCCTGTCCTGGGTCAACAGCGCCGGGATGGGTTTTTCTCTCGAGTACCCGAGCATTGGCCTCCACGCCATTTCCAGGGACCCGAGCGCCTACCCCCAGGAGCACCTCTACGTCATGGTCAATGCCAGGCTCAAGG AAGAGTCTGAAATGGAGGCCGAGAAGGAGAGCGAGGACGACGGCGACGAGTGTGACAGCGAAGAGGATGACGACTCGGAGGCCATCACAGAAATTCGCTTTGTGCCCAGCGACAAGTCCGCAT TGGAGCCCATGTTTGCTGCCATGTGCGACTGCCAAGCGCTGCACCCTGACCCCGAGGACACAGATTCAGATGATGACTTTGAGGGGGAGGAGCATGAAGAAGAGGCCG AAGAACAAGGCCAGGGCGATGTGCCCACCTTCTACACTTATGAGGAGGGCCTCTCCCATCTGACCCCGGAGGGCCAGGCTACGCTGGAGAGGCTAGAGGGCATGCTGGCCTCCTCTGTGACGCAGCAGTTTCACATGGCTGGTGTCAGAACTGACGACACGGCAGCGGATTATGACG ATGGCATGGAGGTTGACCCAGGTTCGACTGTGGCAGGACAGTTCGAGGATGCAGATGTAGATCACTGGTAA
- the rsf1a gene encoding remodeling and spacing factor 1: MAAPAAAVSASLPDSCPNFAVVCSFLERYGPALDLPELTFPQIERYLRDTTTASQPLVELHVKLMRKIGKSVSADRWEKYLIKMCQELNATWAWELEKKGYVELSVESKAGILKYLCECQFDDNFKFKTAVNEEDPDKMRMQPIGRDKDGLVYWFQLDQDHNVRVYIEEQDDLDGSSWKCIVRTRDDLAEILELLKAQIDPALLNKKETPGGSTSASPSPEDEDSKKEGAQGQSGDVRKAKNSEDVSEDEGGSSAKDSSLCASSKTSGEEEPSSEKEGKRGLMQEVKWISVQKTEEKGVDLQKTKDQPLVDNRVRTITAIVKEESKDPEIVTTLTQSRTSVIERVEGPAKLETKEAAREKTPEEVERAMKNDQQAKIPLKKRELKLREDFDSGGGIIIRNPSITPTKELVKEEVGRCEDAMKAPPKPIGTIEKGVRGILLNGKMMPTKEVVDTGGIKEQFMSGKSTRVDTAEGDTSARSENGEVGDTAKARSSAVKEKCLGQEKNKLPEPGSKVSTAEGKENASAGTVTAAVDRTMSRITSAEVQKCPEPQDAAQPGLKEEQEKLPKQVFKEKTVKQDPEDKRAAFGESEEDRYNAQEGSTTESCPTETETPERKVKMADSTYEKPLDQKVSTEAQREGKVRKCASAVKELTERQNGGPKVEDKLERKENIPQEEREGQEDEKEKSTAVGEATSGKGAPEQNIQGSAEHQEPDPVAKEIKEDDVSSEIQKEGIRLKIKIPANRRKVSIQLEEKRLGSESDTTDGRSLRRSPRICRPTAKLAEIQDMKQEKKQASSVVREEGEDGDEERKSAQRKLRENSRKTGLESRTKLTKGQRQSGRSRWSGARAKQCRTKGSSEEDEEQSEEDDSDEDYVMEKDRLGNDFASGSDESPNDDPCKHCGLPNHPELILLCDSCDSGYHTACLRPPLMIIPDGEWFCPPCQHKFLCEKLEEQLQNLDVALKKRERAERRRERLVYVGISVENIIPPPEAEAEEEKQVKKKDAKKSRNQGRRSTRAKKCISYRFDDFDEAIDEAIEEDIKEAEGGGAGRGKDMANITGHRGKDMSTIMHEEGKENRRPARKVAAQHRRKRRRLNDLDSDSSGDDDESEEEFRLSTSSEEEEFVGESDEEAQYRSDSDFSSTGRRPKVWASSSEEEEEVDDEMVTEGSSELSDGDLDLRRRRSRRSRKSQVNYRETSDSEASQVSRNRDRPKVHRRWLSSSESEGALRSRHSDDDDNDEEEEDEQGGRSRTKTKGESKRSWSDKELWRRRRRLAQKRRRASEDDEDESEESEEEERPVRKRLNRIETDEEDEDEEKEPQENKKNTGEEGDSSAKRPRRTATGGGALGHRPGAAPPTNGQAAARPKNSGAPNGVGRQEVPSHEEDEDDLLGVTDLVDYVCNSEQL; encoded by the exons ATGGCTGCTCCGGCGGCGGCGGTTTCGGCTTCGCTCCCCGATTCGTGTCCGAACTTCGCAGTGGTGTGTTCCTTCCTGGAGCGCTACGGGCCTGCGCTGGACCTGCCGGAGCTGACGTTCCCGCAGATAGAGCGCTACCTGCGGGACACCACGACAG CCTCTCAACCACTGGTGGAGCTTCACGTGAAGCTCATGAGAAAAATCGGAAAGTCTGTGTCTGCAGACAGATGGGAGAAGTACTTGATCAAG ATGTGTCAGGAGCTGAACGCCACTTGGGCCtgggagctggagaagaagggCTACGTGGAGCTCAGCGTGGAGAGCAAGGCCGGAATCCTGAAA TACTTGTGCGAGTGCCAGTTTGATGACAACTTCAAGTTCAAGACAGCAGTCAATGAGGAGGACCCCGACAAGATGCGCATGCAGCCTATCGGCCGGGACAAGGACGGCCTCGTGTACTGGTTTCAGCTGGACCAGGATCACAATGTGAGGGTCTACATAGAGGAGCAGGATGACCTGGATGGATCGTCCTGGAAGTGCATTGTCAG GACAAGAGATGACTTGGCAGAGATTTTGGAGCTGCTAAAGGCTCAGATTGACCCGGCGCTGCTGAACAAGAAGGAAACACCAGGGGGCTCCACCAGCGCCAGCCCCAGTCCAGAAGATGAGGACTCTAAGAAAGAGGGGGCACAAG GCCAGTCGGGTGATGTGAGAAAGGCCAAAAATTCTGAAGATGTTTCTGAAGATGAAGGTGGTTCTTCTGCAAAGGACAGCTCACTGTGTGCCTCCTCAAAGACATCTGGTGAAGAAGAGCCATCCTcagagaaagaaggaaagagggGTTTGATGCAAGAGGTGAAATGGATCTCAGTACAGAAGACAGAGGAGAAAGGAGTTGACCTGCAGAAGACTAAGGATCAGCCTCTTGTTGACAACAGGGTCAGAACCATCACTGCTATTGTAAAAGAGGAATCAAAAGACCCAGAAATTGTCACAACCCTCACCCAGAGTCGAACATCAGTGATCGAGAGAGTGGAGGGTCCTGCCAAGTTGGAAACCAAAGAGGCAGCGAGGGAGAAGACACCTGAAGAGGTTGAGAGAGCCATGAAGAATGACCAGCAGGCCAAAATCCCCCTGAAAAAGCGGGAGCTCAAGCTGAGGGAGGACTTTGACAGTGGAGGGGGTATTATCATACGTAACCCGTCCATCACTCCCACAAAGGAGCTGGTGAAAGAGGAGGTGGGGAGATGTGAGGATGCGATGAAGGCACCACCCAAACCCATAGGGACCATAGAGAAGGGTGTCAGAGGCATCCTGCTCAATGGAAAAATGATGCCCACCAAGGAAGTGGTGGACACAGGAGGAATTAAAGAGCAGTTCATGAGTGGAAAGTCCACAAGAGTGGATACAGCAGAAGGGGACACCTCAGCCAGGAGTGAAAATGGAGAGGTAGGGGACACGGCGAAGGCTAGATCGAGTGCAGTGAAGGAAAAATGTCTtggacaagaaaaaaacaaactacctGAACCTGGGAGTAAAGTCTCAACTGCTGAAGGGAAGGAAAACGCATCTGCTGGTACAGTTACTGCTGCTGTGGACAGAACAATGTCAAGAATCACTTCTGCAGAGGTCCAGAAATGCCCTGAACCTCAGGATGCTGCTCAGCCAGGACtcaaggaggagcaggagaaattACCCAAACAAGTGTTCAAAGAAAAGACTGTGAAACAAGACCCAGAAGACAAACGTGCAGCTTTCGGAGAATCGGAAGAGGACAGATATAACGCACAGGAAGGATCAACCACAGAATCCTGTCCCACTGAGACAGAGACTCCGGAAAGAAAGGTCAAGATGGCAGATTCGACGTATGAGAAGCCTCTCGATCAGAAAGTTTCCACTGAAGCACAGAGAGAAGGTAAAGTAAGGAAATGTGCCTCAGCTGTGAAGGAGCTCACTGAGCGTCAGAATGGTGGACCAAAAGTGGAGGACAAGTTGGAAAGGAAAGAGAACATCCCACAGGAAGAGCGAGAGGGTCAAGAggatgagaaagaaaaaagcacagcagtAGGAGAGGCTACATCAGGCAAAGGGGCACCTGAACAAAACATCCAGGGGTCAGCTGAACATCAGGAACCTGATCCGGTGGCAAAGGAGATCAAGGAAGACGACGTGTCGTCAGAAATCCAGAAGGAGGGCATCCGCTTGAAGATCAAGATTCCGGCCAACCGGAGGAAGGTCTCCAtccagctggaggagaagaggcTGGGCTCCGAGAGCGACACTACAGATGGGAGGTCACTCAGGAGGTCCCCGAGGATATGTCGGCCCACTGCCAAGCTGGCGGAGATCCAGGACATGAAGCAGGAGAAGAAGCAGGCGTCCTCGGTGGTCCGTGAGGAGGGGGAGGACGGTGACGAGGAAAGGAAATCGGCGCAGAGGAAGTTAAGAGAGAACTCGAGGAAAACTGGGCTGGAGAGTCGCACCAAGTTGACCAAG GGTCAGCGGCAGAGCGGCCGGAGCAGGTGGTCAGGCGCCCGCGCAAAGCAGTGCAGGACGAAGGGGTCCagcgaggaggatgaggagcagaGCGAGGAGGACGACAGCGACGAGGACTACGTGATGGAGAAGGACAGGCTCGGCAACGATTTCGCGTCCGGCTCGGACGAGAGCCCGAACGACGACCCCTGCAAACACTGCGGGCTCCCCAACCACCCCGAGCTG ATCCTGCTTTGCGACTCCTGCGACAGCGGCTATCACACCGCCTGCCTGCGGCCTCCTCTCATGATCATCCCCGACGGCGAGTGGTTCTGCCCCCCTTGCCAGCAC AAGTTCCTGTGcgagaagctggaggagcagctgcagaacCTCGATGTGGCTCTGAAGAAGCGGGAACGTGCTGAACGCAG GCGTGAGCGCCTGGTGTACGTGGGCATCAGCGTGGAGAACATCATCCCCCCTCCC GAGGCTGAAGCGGAAGAGGAAAAGCAGGTGAAGAAGAAGGACGCGAAAAAAAGCCGAAACCAGGGGAGAAGGTCGACCAGAGcgaagaaatgcatcagctacaG GTTCGACGACTTTGACGAAGCTATTGATGAGGCAATCGAGGAAGACATCAAGGAAGCTGAGGGCGGAG GTGCTGGCCGGGGGAAGGACATGGCCAACATCACGGGTCACCGGGGCAAAGACATGTCCACCATCATGCATGAGGAGGGTAAGGAGAACAGACGGCCTGCCAGGAAGGTGGCGGCACAGCACCGGCGTAAACGGCGGCGTCTCAACGACCTGGACAGCGACAGCAGCGGCGACGACGACGAGAGCGAGGAGGAGTTTCGCCTGAGCACCAG TTCTGAGGAAGAGGAGTTTGTCGGCGAAAGTGATGAGGAGGCCCAGTACCGCAGCGACAGCGATTTCAGCAGCACTGGGCGCCGTCCAAAGGTGTGGGCGTCGAGCagtgaggaggaagaagaggttGATGATGAGATGG TGACGGAGGGCTCCAGCGAGTTGAGCGATGGTGACCTGGACCTGCGGAGACGTCGCTCCCGCCGCAGCCGGAAGTCTCAGGTGAACTATCGCGAGACGTCCGACAGCGAGGCCTCACAGGTGTCCAGGAACCGGGACCGGCCCAAGGTCCACCGGCGCTGGCTCTCCAGCTCGGAAAGTGAAG GGGCTCTGCGCTCCAGACACTCAGACGATGACGACAACGAcgaagaagaggaggatgagcaAGGGGGCAGGAGTAGGACGAAGACGAAGGGGGAGAGCAAACGTAGTTGGTCGGATAAAGAGTTATGGAGGCGACGCAGGCGGCTTGCGCAGAAGCGACGACGAGCCTCGGAGGATGACGAGGACGAATCAGAGGAGTCGGAGGAGGAAGAGCGCCCCGTCCGCAAGAGGCTCAACCGCATTGAGACggacgaggaggatgaggacgaaGAAAAGGAGCCACAGGAGAACAAGAAGAACACGGGGGAGGAGGGCGACAGCAGTGCAAAGAGACCCCGGAGGACAGCCACCGGGGGGGGCGCGCTGGGCCACCGACCGGGCGCAGCGCCCCCCACTAACGGACAGGCTGCCGCCAGGCCCAAGAACTCCGGGGCGCCGAATGGCGTCGGGCGCCAGGAGGTGCCGTCCcatgaggaagatgaagatgaccTGCTCGGTGTCACTGACCTCGTGGACTACGTTTGTAACAGCGAACAGCTCTAG
- the aamdc gene encoding mth938 domain-containing protein isoform X1: MSSPEIASLSWGHMKVKGCASSYKDCKVWPGGSRAWDWRETGTDHYPGVQPADLEEILKKGVDILVIGRGMSEALQVPSSTLDYVRQQGVNVKVFQTEKAVREYNTLAGQGAKVGGVFHSTC; encoded by the exons ATGTCCTCTCCTGAGATTGCATCCCTGTCATGGGGCCACATGAAGGTCAAGGGATGCGCTTCTTCATACAAGGACTGTAAGGTGTGGCCAGGAGGCAGTAGAGCCTGGGACTGGAGAGAGACCGGGACCgat CATTACCCGGGAGTCCAGCCGGCTGACCTGGAGGAGATTCTGAAGAAGGGGGTGGACATCTTGGTCATAGGCCGGGGCATGAGTGAAGCCTTACAG GTGCCATCTTCAACGCTGGACTACgtgaggcagcagggggtgAACGTGAAGGTTTTCCAGACTGAGAAGGCCGTGAGAGAGTACAACACGCTGGCAGGGCAAGGTGCCAAAGTGGGCGGGGTCTTCCACTCTACCTGCTGA
- the clns1a gene encoding methylosome subunit pICln isoform X2 produces MVLLRSFPPPSAGVRLQQEHTGAVLDGKELGTGTLYVAESRLSWVNSAGMGFSLEYPSIGLHAISRDPSAYPQEHLYVMVNARLKEESEMEAEKESEDDGDECDSEEDDDSEAITEIRFVPSDKSALEPMFAAMCDCQALHPDPEDTDSDDDFEGEEHEEEAEEQGQGDVPTFYTYEEGLSHLTPEGQATLERLEGMLASSVTQQFHMAGVRTDDTAADYDDGMEVDPGSTVAGQFEDADVDH; encoded by the exons ATGGTGCTGCTGAGGAGCTTCCCCCCTCCGAGCGCTGGGGTCcggctgcagcaggagcacacGGGCGCCGTGCTGGACGGCAAGGAGCTCGGCACGGGCACGTTGTACGTGGCGGAGAG CCGCCTGTCCTGGGTCAACAGCGCCGGGATGGGTTTTTCTCTCGAGTACCCGAGCATTGGCCTCCACGCCATTTCCAGGGACCCGAGCGCCTACCCCCAGGAGCACCTCTACGTCATGGTCAATGCCAGGCTCAAGG AAGAGTCTGAAATGGAGGCCGAGAAGGAGAGCGAGGACGACGGCGACGAGTGTGACAGCGAAGAGGATGACGACTCGGAGGCCATCACAGAAATTCGCTTTGTGCCCAGCGACAAGTCCGCAT TGGAGCCCATGTTTGCTGCCATGTGCGACTGCCAAGCGCTGCACCCTGACCCCGAGGACACAGATTCAGATGATGACTTTGAGGGGGAGGAGCATGAAGAAGAGGCCG AAGAACAAGGCCAGGGCGATGTGCCCACCTTCTACACTTATGAGGAGGGCCTCTCCCATCTGACCCCGGAGGGCCAGGCTACGCTGGAGAGGCTAGAGGGCATGCTGGCCTCCTCTGTGACGCAGCAGTTTCACATGGCTGGTGTCAGAACTGACGACACGGCAGCGGATTATGACG ATGGCATGGAGGTTGACCCAGGTTCGACTGTGGCAGGACAGTTCGAGGATGCAGATGTAGATCACTG A
- the clns1a gene encoding methylosome subunit pICln isoform X3, giving the protein MVLLRSFPPPSAGVRLQQEHTGAVLDGKELGTGTLYVAESRLSWVNSAGMGFSLEYPSIGLHAISRDPSAYPQEHLYVMVNARLKESEMEAEKESEDDGDECDSEEDDDSEAITEIRFVPSDKSALEPMFAAMCDCQALHPDPEDTDSDDDFEGEEHEEEAEEQGQGDVPTFYTYEEGLSHLTPEGQATLERLEGMLASSVTQQFHMAGVRTDDTAADYDDGMEVDPGSTVAGQFEDADVDHW; this is encoded by the exons ATGGTGCTGCTGAGGAGCTTCCCCCCTCCGAGCGCTGGGGTCcggctgcagcaggagcacacGGGCGCCGTGCTGGACGGCAAGGAGCTCGGCACGGGCACGTTGTACGTGGCGGAGAG CCGCCTGTCCTGGGTCAACAGCGCCGGGATGGGTTTTTCTCTCGAGTACCCGAGCATTGGCCTCCACGCCATTTCCAGGGACCCGAGCGCCTACCCCCAGGAGCACCTCTACGTCATGGTCAATGCCAGGCTCAAGG AGTCTGAAATGGAGGCCGAGAAGGAGAGCGAGGACGACGGCGACGAGTGTGACAGCGAAGAGGATGACGACTCGGAGGCCATCACAGAAATTCGCTTTGTGCCCAGCGACAAGTCCGCAT TGGAGCCCATGTTTGCTGCCATGTGCGACTGCCAAGCGCTGCACCCTGACCCCGAGGACACAGATTCAGATGATGACTTTGAGGGGGAGGAGCATGAAGAAGAGGCCG AAGAACAAGGCCAGGGCGATGTGCCCACCTTCTACACTTATGAGGAGGGCCTCTCCCATCTGACCCCGGAGGGCCAGGCTACGCTGGAGAGGCTAGAGGGCATGCTGGCCTCCTCTGTGACGCAGCAGTTTCACATGGCTGGTGTCAGAACTGACGACACGGCAGCGGATTATGACG ATGGCATGGAGGTTGACCCAGGTTCGACTGTGGCAGGACAGTTCGAGGATGCAGATGTAGATCACTGGTAA
- the aamdc gene encoding mth938 domain-containing protein isoform X2 → MSSPEIASLSWGHMKVKGCASSYKDCKHYPGVQPADLEEILKKGVDILVIGRGMSEALQVPSSTLDYVRQQGVNVKVFQTEKAVREYNTLAGQGAKVGGVFHSTC, encoded by the exons ATGTCCTCTCCTGAGATTGCATCCCTGTCATGGGGCCACATGAAGGTCAAGGGATGCGCTTCTTCATACAAGGACTGTAAG CATTACCCGGGAGTCCAGCCGGCTGACCTGGAGGAGATTCTGAAGAAGGGGGTGGACATCTTGGTCATAGGCCGGGGCATGAGTGAAGCCTTACAG GTGCCATCTTCAACGCTGGACTACgtgaggcagcagggggtgAACGTGAAGGTTTTCCAGACTGAGAAGGCCGTGAGAGAGTACAACACGCTGGCAGGGCAAGGTGCCAAAGTGGGCGGGGTCTTCCACTCTACCTGCTGA